One genomic window of Nitrospirota bacterium includes the following:
- a CDS encoding cobalamin-dependent protein (Presence of a B(12) (cobalamin)-binding domain implies dependence on cobalamin itself, in one of its several forms, or in some unusual lineages, dependence on a cobalamin-like analog.) has product MNNGNKTDVIFVNPPLTLEERYGDLSAAGSNLPSMGLLLLAAVVRKLGLTTKIIDAPSLNLSYSETMDRIFEAPPLFLGITAVTTSVYKAAKLAEMVKGREGRIRIIIGGPHLTAVPEETMKRFPEFDIGVIGEGESTVTELFNKFRDIGKEGGFVSNRQWDALSGDLEKIPGLILRDNGSYKITDKRDTIKDLDTLPFPAWDLLPGFPDQYKPAAFKYRKLPATYVLTSRGCPHKCIFCDTSVFSRQFRYFSAEYMMEMIMLLYKKYGIREISFEDDTFLTFKKRLVKICESFIQQKLDISWSCNGRVHGVDREILKLMKRAGCWQISYGIESGDQGILDFADKHIKLEQVEHAITLTEEAGILSKGFFILGFPFDSDETIERTIMFAKRLRLNDISVAMMTPFPGSQMYEIGQKHGTINTDWQSMNLLETVFVPDGLTKEKLEYYNKKFLKEFYLRPRIMFNYLNRVMTNPGIIVPLSKAFAGFIKKVVM; this is encoded by the coding sequence ATGAATAACGGAAACAAAACGGATGTAATCTTCGTCAATCCGCCTTTGACGCTGGAAGAGCGTTACGGCGACCTGTCTGCTGCAGGGAGCAACCTCCCCTCCATGGGGCTCCTTTTGCTGGCTGCTGTAGTAAGAAAACTGGGCCTTACCACAAAAATTATTGATGCCCCCTCACTGAACCTCAGCTATTCAGAGACCATGGACAGGATATTTGAGGCCCCGCCTCTTTTCCTGGGGATAACAGCCGTGACAACATCTGTGTACAAGGCTGCCAAACTTGCTGAAATGGTAAAAGGACGCGAGGGCCGGATCAGGATTATCATAGGAGGTCCTCATCTCACCGCTGTTCCGGAAGAGACCATGAAGCGTTTTCCGGAATTTGATATAGGTGTGATCGGAGAAGGGGAATCTACTGTTACGGAACTCTTCAATAAGTTCAGGGATATTGGGAAAGAGGGGGGATTTGTCAGTAACAGGCAATGGGATGCCTTGTCCGGAGACCTTGAAAAAATACCAGGACTAATCCTTCGTGATAATGGTTCATATAAGATAACAGACAAGAGGGATACTATAAAAGACCTGGATACCCTCCCATTTCCAGCGTGGGATTTACTGCCTGGTTTTCCTGATCAATATAAGCCGGCGGCTTTTAAATACAGGAAATTACCTGCCACATATGTGCTTACTTCAAGGGGTTGTCCGCACAAATGCATTTTCTGTGATACCTCAGTTTTCTCAAGGCAATTCAGATATTTTTCTGCAGAATATATGATGGAAATGATAATGCTTCTCTACAAAAAATATGGCATAAGGGAAATTTCCTTTGAAGATGATACATTCCTGACTTTTAAAAAGAGATTGGTAAAGATCTGCGAATCATTTATTCAACAGAAATTGGATATAAGCTGGAGCTGCAATGGCAGGGTTCATGGCGTGGACAGGGAGATATTAAAGTTGATGAAGCGTGCCGGGTGTTGGCAGATATCCTATGGGATTGAAAGCGGTGACCAGGGTATTCTTGACTTTGCTGACAAACATATAAAACTGGAACAGGTAGAACATGCCATAACACTGACTGAAGAGGCAGGGATATTGAGTAAAGGCTTTTTTATCCTTGGATTTCCGTTTGACAGTGATGAGACCATTGAGAGGACAATCATGTTTGCAAAGAGGCTAAGACTGAACGACATATCTGTTGCAATGATGACCCCGTTTCCCGGCTCTCAGATGTATGAGATCGGGCAGAAGCATGGTACGATCAATACGGACTGGCAGAGCATGAACCTGCTGGAGACTGTTTTTGTGCCGGATGGCCTGACTAAGGAGAAACTTGAATACTATAATAAGAAGTTTCTAAAGGAATTTTATTTAAGACCCAGGATCATGTTTAATTATTTAAACCGGGTGATGACAAATCCCGGGATTATAGTGCCTCTGTCAAAGGCCTTTGCAGGATTTATCAAAAAGGTTGTCATGTAG
- a CDS encoding glycosyltransferase family 39 protein, which produces MAILPVALFIRLYHLDYFSVWDDEARTYITAAATTFSHVLKMQQLQISANPPLDPLIRHLFMKLGKDNTFYFMLPSLMFSLSGIVCSFFLARRLFGIPVAIITAVLLTFHPLDIAYAQEGRNYAILNIVVPVASILLLRAMDTGKALDWLLYSISLSLCYYSHLLTLGIMLAHGTYFTIMTGNELLHGKSRKELISVLFKYILSVSLSVILFMPWLFSYFKNSGLTPWSSGPQTIYYGLKGVIFTFNAGGFKFLPVILTVVGLAGFLLRRDKNVLFVITTILVSSAASYEATKNNFFHIRYIFFVLPFFLMITAYGIYLLSEKVLQVLQRVKLDFTRIEYIAGGILLLIALNNLPVLAAGYQYGWEKNSDGDWRGAAEYVNKHHRQNDAIIVPHRYHANFDSYNKLTTYGFEVTDQKAAIIPASEITENSLTGREWGIIMYNNKNPDYNEEITGYIASGKYPRLWVVWNFESNLTRDDLLMTLLLKNGRPVDVKKFAGVVVTLWEIFPK; this is translated from the coding sequence TTGGCTATTCTTCCTGTTGCGCTGTTTATCAGGTTATACCACCTCGATTATTTCAGCGTCTGGGATGATGAGGCGCGTACATATATAACAGCCGCTGCTACGACCTTTAGCCATGTGCTCAAAATGCAGCAGCTTCAGATTTCTGCAAATCCACCCCTGGACCCATTGATACGTCATTTATTCATGAAACTCGGTAAGGATAATACATTCTATTTTATGCTTCCATCATTGATGTTTTCCCTGTCTGGGATAGTATGTTCCTTCTTTCTGGCAAGGAGATTATTTGGAATTCCTGTGGCCATTATTACAGCGGTCCTTCTGACTTTTCACCCGCTGGATATTGCTTATGCACAGGAAGGGAGAAATTATGCCATATTGAATATCGTCGTCCCTGTTGCATCAATACTCCTTTTAAGGGCCATGGATACAGGTAAGGCGTTAGACTGGCTGCTATACTCCATATCCTTATCCCTCTGTTACTACTCTCATCTTCTGACACTGGGGATTATGTTAGCGCATGGGACTTATTTCACTATAATGACAGGCAATGAGCTGTTACATGGAAAATCCCGTAAGGAGCTAATCAGTGTTTTGTTTAAGTATATTTTATCTGTCTCCCTCTCAGTCATACTTTTCATGCCCTGGTTATTTTCATATTTTAAGAATTCCGGATTAACACCGTGGAGCAGTGGACCTCAGACCATTTATTATGGCCTCAAAGGTGTCATCTTCACATTCAATGCAGGGGGCTTCAAGTTTTTACCGGTAATACTGACAGTTGTTGGTCTTGCCGGCTTTCTGCTGAGAAGGGACAAAAATGTCTTGTTTGTCATTACGACTATTCTTGTTTCCTCTGCAGCCTCGTATGAAGCCACAAAGAATAATTTCTTTCATATCAGGTATATATTTTTCGTTCTCCCTTTTTTCCTGATGATAACGGCATATGGCATATACTTACTCAGTGAAAAGGTATTGCAGGTGTTGCAAAGGGTTAAGTTGGATTTTACAAGGATTGAATATATTGCAGGGGGCATTCTCCTGCTTATTGCCTTAAATAACCTCCCTGTTTTAGCTGCCGGCTATCAGTATGGCTGGGAGAAAAATTCTGATGGAGATTGGAGAGGCGCTGCTGAATATGTTAACAAACATCATAGACAAAATGATGCCATTATAGTGCCTCACAGGTATCATGCCAATTTTGACAGCTATAATAAATTAACCACCTATGGCTTTGAAGTAACTGATCAAAAGGCTGCAATTATACCAGCCAGTGAAATTACAGAAAATTCGCTGACTGGAAGGGAATGGGGTATAATTATGTATAACAACAAAAACCCTGATTATAATGAAGAAATTACAGGATATATTGCTTCCGGAAAGTACCCCAGATTATGGGTGGTATGGAATTTTGAGTCTAATTTAACAAGGGATGACCTCCTCATGACCCTCTTGTTAAAGAACGGAAGACCAGTGGATGTAAAAAAATTTGCAGGGGTTGTAGTAACCTTGTGGGAAATATTCCCGAAATGA
- a CDS encoding class I SAM-dependent methyltransferase, producing MVRAYKIPFSLDDPRTTLAHREIILGKPFLKRLYSDWYRTFIGVCKSVSKGRYLEIGSGGGFLKDLFPEVITSDILDLPLVDKVFSAEHLPYKENELGCIMMLNVFHHIPRPYLFLKEAQRTLMKGGKIIMIEPASSVLSRFIYKRFHHEPFDVEGQREIEGGNPLSRSNQALPHIYFERDREWFKKEFPGLRINRIEYHTPFMYALSGGLSRGSMMFDFMYGCFNLLERLLSPLARQLGLFCTIEIEKI from the coding sequence ATGGTCAGGGCGTATAAAATACCATTTAGTCTTGATGATCCGAGGACAACACTTGCCCACAGGGAGATTATTCTTGGTAAACCTTTCTTAAAACGACTCTACAGCGATTGGTACAGGACCTTTATTGGTGTCTGCAAATCGGTCAGCAAAGGCAGGTATCTTGAAATCGGCTCAGGGGGAGGTTTTTTAAAAGATCTGTTTCCGGAAGTCATTACTTCGGATATTCTTGACCTCCCCCTGGTTGATAAAGTATTCAGCGCTGAGCATCTTCCCTACAAAGAAAATGAACTGGGCTGCATAATGATGTTAAATGTGTTTCACCACATTCCGAGACCGTACCTGTTTTTAAAAGAGGCTCAGCGCACCCTCATGAAAGGGGGAAAGATTATCATGATTGAACCTGCCAGTTCAGTGTTAAGCCGGTTTATTTACAAACGGTTTCATCACGAACCATTCGATGTAGAGGGCCAGCGGGAAATTGAGGGAGGAAACCCGCTAAGCCGTTCGAACCAGGCGTTGCCCCATATTTATTTTGAAAGGGACCGCGAATGGTTTAAAAAGGAATTTCCCGGGTTACGGATCAATCGAATAGAGTACCATACCCCGTTCATGTATGCGTTGAGCGGCGGGCTATCGAGAGGTTCCATGATGTTTGATTTCATGTATGGCTGTTTTAATCTCTTGGAAAGACTGTTATCTCCATTAGCGAGACAATTAGGATTGTTTTGTACCATCGAAATTGAAAAGATTTAA
- a CDS encoding FkbM family methyltransferase: MLRQYIKQGDVVLDIGANIGFYARILSQLAGSTGQIHCFEPDPLNFTHLIKNTLPFKNIKLINKAVGAETGVLKIYTSKSLNVDHRTYKPDVYDREIEIQAVSIDEYLANNKRVDFVKIDIQGFEMQAIKGMEKTLRHNKTIKLLSEFWPYGLRKAGSSLSQYYNFLKDMGFEVFLLEIGRCRNITAENVKRLEDSGEEHYFNIFVKRDNGQGV, encoded by the coding sequence TTGCTCCGCCAATATATTAAACAGGGAGATGTTGTGCTGGATATCGGAGCTAATATCGGGTTTTACGCGAGGATCCTCTCACAGCTTGCCGGAAGTACAGGACAAATCCATTGTTTTGAACCGGATCCCCTGAATTTTACACATCTAATAAAAAATACGCTTCCTTTTAAAAATATTAAATTAATCAACAAGGCGGTCGGGGCTGAAACAGGGGTGCTAAAGATATACACCTCAAAAAGTCTGAACGTTGATCACCGCACCTACAAACCGGATGTTTACGACAGGGAGATAGAGATTCAGGCTGTAAGCATAGATGAGTATCTGGCAAACAATAAAAGGGTTGATTTTGTAAAAATTGATATACAGGGTTTTGAGATGCAGGCCATAAAGGGGATGGAGAAGACACTAAGGCACAATAAAACCATAAAACTGCTTTCAGAGTTCTGGCCATACGGACTAAGAAAGGCCGGAAGTTCCCTGAGCCAGTATTATAATTTTCTGAAGGACATGGGTTTCGAGGTGTTTTTACTGGAAATAGGGAGATGCAGGAATATAACTGCGGAAAATGTCAAACGATTGGAAGACTCAGGTGAAGAGCATTACTTTAATATCTTTGTGAAGCGGGACAATGGTCAGGGCGTATAA